One Tachysurus vachellii isolate PV-2020 chromosome 5, HZAU_Pvac_v1, whole genome shotgun sequence genomic window, GGTAATCGTTATTTGATCATCATTGACTTGCCTATTGTTCCACAGGACCTGTGGCTACTCCCAGTCAGGCGTCAGTGCAATGTGAGCTTTGTATCCTTTTAATAATTTTGACTTGTggctgttttaattttattaataaaagaattGTGGAATCCCCTTTGGTTTAAGGCATTTTTAAATAAGCTAGTAGCTAATACTAAAATTAGCTAATACTAAAATACTAACCAATATTAAGATACAAATTCATGATTATGCACAAATATAATATGATCTGAGGTTTCTGCAATCTACCCATGTTATTAACCATGTTAAGGGAACAGGACCatgtaaatctgtttttgatatggctgtgtggatttgtcCTTTCagcacaagagcattagtgaggttgGGCACTGATGATGAGTGAGGACCTGTTCATTCCAAAATATGGTTGGAGCTCAGGGCTCTCTGTAGACCACTTGATTTCTTTCAAACCAAGCTTGGCAACCCTTTTCTTTATGGACCTTGCTATGTGAAAAGGGCTATCGCTAGGCTGGAACAGGCTGGCCCAGTTATACAACACAATATTAACAGGTGAATGAATGTTAGATTGTGTAAAGAAAGCTGGCTCTGTTTTGGTCAAGGTCTTCTCTGATTCACACAGCAACAGAAACCTGAGCAGAAAAACTGTGCCACTATCAGCAATGCTGCGATATTTGAAAAGACCAaaagcatatacagtatcagtgtaaaaaatgataataaggtaaaaaacatgaacaaaaaatgttaacaaaGCCTGTAAACTGTAGCTGTAAAATGAGTGCGTGATTATTACACAACAGGAGACATCCTTTGCAAGGCTGAGAGAAAGGAGAAAGCTATTTCATATGTAATGGCGTGTAAGAAGTTTATTCAATATTGTAAAGCGGTTAAAGGATTTAAAAAGCTTTagtacagcatgtgtgtgtgtgtgtgtgtgtgtgttaaaccaaGCACGTGTTAAAATCAGATGCTTTTAATGTGTAGTTCTTGATGTCTGTGTAACTAAGATGTGCAAACAGAGAGGGCAAGTTGCATCGTGTTGGCGGCATGgattagtttgttttgtttactgtcaagtcaaggagcttttattgccattttaaccatatatactgtagctgttacagtacacagtgacatgagacaacgtttctccaggattgtggtgctacagaaaacagagacagagctataaggacttagtaagtcttagccacataaagtgcatctgtgcaacctggtgtacacagtgcaggacatgtatccggagtggccgctgcgtgctactgcccCGCTTGGGTATTTTGGGTATTTTGTACTTGTCTATACCCAATGAAGTGTTGAATGTGatctaatgattttttttctctgtacttCCTCTTTTGAATATAATTGTATTGAGTGTTCAGATGTTTGGAAATCGATTTTCAGATAATAAGGTATAATTATGCTGTTTATGCAATCGTGATTTTCTTGCTTGTTTAGTCATAAttatagaaattatatataGTTAGGTTGATCAAAAAGCAACTGATTGCTAATGTTACATTTATGCTTTAACATGCCACTATGATTCAATGCAAGAAATCTGGTTTGGATTGGATAGAGAAAAGTGGTGATCACCGATTCTCAATTGGACTGAGGTCTGGGCTTCTATTTAATACTCTGTACAGTCAGGTTTAAGAACACTAAGTGTCTGCATATGCATAATTCATTTCAATTGTGTGTACTTTTAACACCATTATATCTATGCTATATAGCCATAATTATGTAGATGCCTTCCCCAAACTGGCCAGCAAGTGTGATGCACATATTTGTTACACACAGTAAGTAACTGACTGCTTATGATACCCTGTCCCATACTCCCTGTCCTACTGTGAGATTTCAAGGCTATTCAGTgtagtttaaaataatatttagtttattatgTAGCATCTCCTGTCCTTTTCCTGTTTCCCTTAACATTTAGACTCATCTACTTGGAGTGTCTTTCAACCAGATATCATAATCAGTGCAAGTGAGGGTAAGAACATTATATCTGGCAGGTTTCCATCCgtatgtaaataatttagttTCACTTACTTTTTATTGttgaattataaaatatacataaagtagttttatttattaatctgaaCATCTCTTTGACATCCCTCTATGTACTGGTCAGGTTATCTTTGGTACCTTCACGTGAAACTCCATCCAACAGTGGACCTTCTTCAAGACAAAGGAAAACTGATGGATTTTCTTCTGCACAGAAGTGATTGCAAAATGGTCATCCTGTCCGTATGCTCGCAGAGTACGCAACCAACAATGACCTGTTaatgctgcattttattttcattacgtATACCTGATAAAATTTGGTTTTAACCCAATGAACTCAATTGTAACCATGAACCCAGACCCACTGCTGCATCTAACTTCAGATTGAAGCTTCAGCTTTCTTTCCGTCAACAACAGTATTTTTCAAGTTTGTGAAATAGTCCATAGCAGTTAACACAAGCAACAATGACGCCACCTCCCTTCCCCAGTAACCAGCTCTTTTCATGCCCAGCCTTAAGTTCATTGGGTTTCACCCTGTGTAGCTTCAGTCAGTGCCCCACAGGCTGTATGTCTGAGTAAACTAAGTAAAATGTCCAATCCCTAATAGACGTCAGTCAGTTTAGTTCATAATTTTAGAAGTATATGTCGTAGAACCAAGTCGCTGAAAGGCACTTCGTCTTTTGGTtgacaaatatttttcttttgaaaagtATTGACTTGCTCTGTGGTGTCTACATCAGCCTAACTCTGACCCTGACCTCTAACCCTGACCTCTAACTCTGAGTCTGacccatttttgtttttcatatacAAAAATTTCCGTTTTAGACATTTCTGCAGCTTAGTAGTACTCAGTAGAATCTCATTCAAAGCAAGCCAACTTGGGTCATAGAGTAGGGAAAGAGCTTAAATACGATCCAGTTAATTAGCTGTTTACTTTTATTCCATAGTTTAATTGACTGTGATTTTAAACTTAAATGTGAACCTGTTTGCATGTGGTATATTTACCATAAAAATGGCCGGTGTGTTTCAGTAAAAGAATGATGTAATTATACTTTATGGTGTTGACACTTGTAGTTTGTGCCCTGAATATATTTTCTGACAGTTCTGGAATATAATCATGTTTAATCTGAGTTAACAttgtcttctctttttctaaatGAATTTAAGTGCTTGTAGGTGGAGAGAAAGGAAACTTGCCTGTAGTGGCCACTGTATTTGATAAGCTAAACCAAGTGTATAAGGAATACCTGGAGGCAGAGCAAGCCTACACTTTGGTACTGCAAGTTTCCTTTTACACATTCCCAAGCTACCAAGTATGATGAATGTAATAACAGAactataaagtaatataaaatcagtctctcagcaacacTGATTGTAGTGTGATGACTGACTGGCAACTAAATTATAGTTTaagttgtttctttttcttctaggCTATGGAATCAGGACCCAGTCGCTTTAGTAACTCTTGTAAAAGACCAGTTCGAACACAAGCAGTCATTGATCAgtcagacatgtacacacacgtcTTCTCTGCATTTACAGAGAAGAAGGTAAATATGAAACACTGCATTTAGAAAGAATGAATTGTTCTGATATTGTTCTCATTTTGAGTTTGTGTTGGTTTTTCACTATACATGTGAGAATTACATGtaattatactgttttttttttttcccctccatttTACAGGGTGTATCACATAAGTTCGTCATTGCTGTTCTCATGGAATACATTCGCTCACTCAACCAGTTCCAAATCACTGTTCAGGTACAGCACTTATAGTACAGGTGTGTCAGGTACAGCACTTATAGTACAGGTGCCGTCAGGTACAGCACTTATAGTACAGGTGCCGTCAGGTACAGCACTTATAGTACAGGTGCCGTCAGGTACAGCACTTATAGTACAGGTGCCGTCAGGTACAGCACTTATAGTACAGGTGCCGTCAGGTACAGCACTTATAGTACAGGTGCCGTCAGGTACAGCACTTATAGTACAGGTGCCGTCAGGTACAGCACTTATAGTACAGGTGCCGTCAGGTACAGCGCTTATAGTACAGGTGCCGTCAGGTACAGCGCTTATAGTACAGGTGCCGTCAGGTACAGCGCTTATAGTACAGGTGCCGTCAGGTACAGCACTTATAGTACAGGTGCCGTCAGGTACAGCACCACTGTGGTTATTTAGCTTAATCTAATCCtgattatttgatttaattttttttattcatttataattgctttttttgttaattgAAGCAAAATTATGTATTTATCAAAACCATGCCACGATTATTGGCACCACtgtattaatgttaatgaaatcaCTTTTTCATGAacatagttttatttttgaagATCCTtggttattttataaaaatgctaGTTGTACAGTGGTTATACCCACAGCTAATATTCCATCAAATTTGTATAGATACATTATAAACTTTATAGGTGTGTACCATCGTTTGCCTTGTCACAATGGCACCTGTCAAAGAATGGTAAATATCAGGCTGCaagttctcaaagttgatgtatTGAAAGCAGGAAAAAGCAACTTTGACCCAGTAATCTAGCCATTACAGTTTGGTCAGAGTATCTACAAAATCAGTTATTTTGTGGTGTTACTAATATACAGTGGTGTTCCAGCATCAGGGTCCTGAGCACTCAAGGCACATGATGTGTGTGGAGAGTGAAGGCCAGTCTGTCTGCTCTGATCCCACAGACCATCTGTTAAAGCACTATTTACTCAAGTTAATGCTGTCAATGTTTCCGTGGTctcttcaattatttatttattcaaaatagagacaaaaatttgaatgaatgattatactTCAGATAATAGGCATTGATAACTAATAAAGCATCATTTTAGCATTGTTATATTTGTATTGAAAATTGTGAAACTATAGTTGGtgttgatataaataaataaataattaaaataaaaatctcattttttaaaagtaaataaccATGTTGTTATCAGATTCTAGTATCAGTATTAATGCATATTTACACAAGACACTTGTACACAATaggctttttgttgtttttggatATGCAGATATACAAAGTTACTTatgttttaagctttttttgtgTCCATTTATAAATGGTGGAAATTCCTACTGTTTGACATTCTTTCTTCTAtatcacacacagcactacTTTTATGAGCTGATTATTAAAACTCTGGTCCAGCATAATCTCTTCTACATGCTTCACCAGTTCCTCCAGTATCATGTGCTGAGTGACTCCAAACCACTGGTGAGTTCAGTTCTAAAAAAGATTCATCGTGCTTCTAGAAGTTCTATTCATAGCAGTTATGCATAGAAGAGCTTCAATTATAGGAAAGACCAGAAGTGTCTAAGTAATGTGATGGGTCACCGCTAGCTGGCAAAAACTTCAAGGTGTCTTGGCTTAGACTCTTCAAGTCACTGGAACGGAACAATACACCTAAATCCCCAAAGGATATTATCTAGTGCTCTGAGTATTAAATCCAGTGTGCAGTCACACATTACTGATGTTATATATCttcattatttgtgttttaaaggctgaattatttctaataaacCAGGAAATTACTGTTACTGACAACATTCcttatatcattttaattaataattatgtattaaaatTATCAGTAATGCATCACTTCTtagttttaccttttttttttttttttttttttttttagttcttagAAATTAGCTCACTaatgtatatattgtttttCACTGGATTAGGCTTGCCTGTTGTTGTCTTTGGAGAGCACGTACCCTCCTGCTCACCAGCTTTCTCTAGATATGCTCAAGGTAAATGACACTCAtaagtctgtttttattctgcTGTGATTATTTtgagttcattcatttcattttattgtggaAAAtatctgcgtctgtgtgtctgtccaaCAGAGGCTCTCCACAGCTAATGATGAAATTGTGGAGGTACTTCTGTCAAAACAGCAAGTTCTCGAAGCTCTCCGATTTGTCCGCAGTGTTGGTGGCCATGACAACGTCTCAGCACGCAAGTTTTTGGATGCTGCCCGGCAGACTAATGACACAATGCTCTTCTATACAATCTTCCGGTTCTTTGAACAAAGAAACTTTAGGTTACGTGGCAATCCTGCATTTAATCCAGGTAATTTGGGCTTTTCTGCTTTAAATTCTTAGATGTTAATGATCACATTCcctttttacactattttactccttaatattgttattactagTAGTAAAGTGTGAGTGTTGTGCCATAGCATGCTTCAGCATTTGTGTTGTGGAAGGTTTTTATGCTGTTTTTCATTTGGTGACCTCATGATCTATTTCAGGTGAACACTGTGAGGAACACGTCACCTACTTCAAAGAAGTGTTTGGGGAACAAACACTGATGAAACTTCCAGTTGTTTAAAGAAAAGGATGGAGATTTAAGAGCCAGGTTCCTGAAGCAATTATAACTGATCATTCTGCCTTAAGCTGaaatttttttaacatctttaaGATTTCACATTCAAGCTGTGTTCAGTTCATTCATATGTCAAATCACATAAGTATCAAGTCACAAGTTTGTACGACTCTGTTACTTTGCATCATCTTGCATAAGTCTTATACTGTGCATGCTTTGGTTGCCCTGCACTACAATTTGAAAAAGGTGAGCAGTGCAATTCATGTGACAAAGTTTAAGGCAAATGAGATTATTAGGTAACTACCAACCTTACTGAGAAACATTGTGGCCACCAGACCATTCACTCATATGTACATATTTGAAACCATGCCCCTTTCCTACGCTTATCTGGGCACGACTTCCACTATATTTTAGAAGGTggctgtatatatttgtgtccATTCAGCTGTTCGAGTATAAGTAAGGTCAGCTACTGATGTTAGGTGAGAAGATACTGGTGCACAGTCAGCATTCCAATTCAACCCAAAGCTGTTTAGTGTGGTTGTGTTCAGGGCTCAAGCCAATTGAGGTCCTCCACATCAGGCTTTGtaaatttgatattattttgtgCGTGGGATATCAGATGAAACGGGTTGAAATGTACACATACCTTAGGGGATTATAGtgtaaataattatgtaaacagtaaataacAAAACACCATAGAACAATAGATTTGTAGAATTTTCCTAATTAATTTTCATGTTTAACTAATGTACAGAGCATAAACTgagatgcaataaataaataattgcacaaTATTTGCAAGTGAACAggtgttgctctgtgtgtgtgtgtgtgtgtgtgtgtaggatgggAATCTATAATATTTACACAATAGAGGAAAGCTGTCAGGGTACATGGGCAATCATAGTCATATTGTACTGCCATGGTTTTGATGGTCAGCAAAAAGAATGttcttgtgtctgttttttgggAATAAGTTCAAATAAGACTTGTCCATGAtaggagaagaaaaataaagagcttTTAAAGAGCTTTAAATTCAAGTTAAAAAGATATTAATTATTTGACAGTATTTCATATATTATTTGAAAGTCTTCTTGTGTTTGCTTTCACATTGTAGTGACGTGAAATAAATCCACTAACAGGATTTTTTGTTAACTAGAATAATGGTGGAACATTTCCAATTCTGCTGATCTGTTGAAGATCTTTGTGATGAATATGCTGCCTATGGTGTGGCCTCTGAGCCGCTAGTGCTTTGTTTATTCTGATTAGCTTTGCTTCCCTACCAAACCCATAAACTTACAATTCTCCCAAATGTATGTGGGACAACAGGACTTATAGGCACCACATTAGTCCTAATGCACAGACCCATTAAAACCACACTTATCCACCCGACACAGGCAGGAATGACATCCAATTATACCAAGCAGGTGCTAATGATCATCAATTTCATATGTAGGTTGAAACTCAGCCATTAACTGAAACAGAAAGCTGTGTAGGAGCTTAAACCTGAGTGAGGAACAGCCAAGAACAGCCAAACTCTGCTAAGGTGAGGCTATTGAAGTCAGAAACAAGATCTTTCCCAGGTAAAGTCTCTAAAGCAGCCTGGGGTTTTAAGATGTgctcacacaaaaaaaaacagtttatagttgtgcaaccgagagctcctgagagACTAAGGGCTTagtgcaaacacacatttatttgaaatgtaaGTTGACAGATTACATTTAATAACTGATACGGGATACAAGTCAAGCAAATTGGTGAAAGGTTGTCATAGATATCACATGGCAAGGTGGACAGGTCCTGGTACACCTTTCCAGTCTGATAGTCATTAATAGTCATTGcataattcatttacatttacagcatttggcagatttcCTTATCCAGAGTACAAAAGTgtttaagtctctatcactgaatacattaactctggtccactaggttacagacttgatacctttttttttttttttttttttttttttttaaaaatacacacacaacgaACAAGGGAGAAAGTGCTATTTTCCCACATATGCAACTACTGACTGAAAAAAATGGCCAGTGTCAGTTTACCTGGGAACAAATGCAGAGTGCCAATATGACTGGGAATCACAAAAAGCTAGACGTTAACATTATCAGTAAGAAAGCTGACAAGTTGCATATTGCTTTGTAACCCATTCAatagtttattaataattatataaaaattatttattaataatcaaGTCATTTTTTTCCATGTAGAGACttagcaattttattttattagccaaatttttaatttgaatagAATGAGCAAATGCATTGAATCTAATTCATGAACTGTCAGAGTCTAAAATGTTCCCTACACATATCATGTGGCTACTGCTATAAAAAGCCTCCCTGAAATGAACTCGAACAGCTGATCAGCCACAGAGCTTCAGAATCACACCGCTTGTCAGAATCTGTCTGCCAACTGCTTGCTCACTTCCCTAATAAACTCCCGTCACACACTTTACAGAAGGTAAATGTATACAGTTTATTGTAGTTTCAGAGTTTTGATTATTTAGAGATCAgttgaaatacaaataaaataaaaatctgagctGAGAATAACATGCTGCATAGTGACAGTTTGTCAGACACCTGTTTAGTCTCCATCATTTGCACAGCGTTCTATTTTGGGTATTGCTTATTGCACAGAATACCCTTATACAGGGATGTCTAAACTAAGGCCTGCCACTGCAAAAGTCTTTaagcaattttaaaaataacattttgggGCCTCTAAAGTGAGATTTCTAAATGAATTCCCCTGCGAATGAGGATTTATAGAGCGTGGCTATCATTTACAACAAGGTCTAAAATATTAGCTACAAATtcctttcacttttctttcttcaaagattaatgataataattgaACAATCACAATCCTGCCATAATAAAGTCTCCTTGTTCCTTGACAGGtgcatttataaatgaacaCCGTGAACATGTACAACAGGTGGAAACAACACAGCATAACTCAAAAGGCAGAGAATTATTACTTAAGATATTTATCCTTAGAATGTTTTCAATTTTCTTGTGATTTCTCTTGTGCTttaatttaaatctgtttttatcaataatatattatataatcctCCTTCACCTCATGTTACTATTAAAACTATGACTAGTACTATTAATAATATAGTTAATAATAACATGGTTTATACAGAAACATATCCAACATTTGTCACTTGTCACATTAGTATGAGTTTAATTATTAAGTGTTAATCACAGGATATACAATGAATTTTGTGAAAATTCTTGAATTATGTTTTAACTTTTGAAAGTGTAACAGATGTGTGAGATGGAATCCTAACCAGAAAGCCATCTGTCCTCTGTAGGAAATATTTTTAGTTAATTACatgaaatttattttcaaaaagtgACTTTGTTTTGAGATCATTGATTTGTAGCACAAAGGCAGGCAGTCATCAAGTGATCTTTGGTCTTctgagtattttttttactaatatttGTTGTTTTAGTTGATTTAGAGTTTCATGCACTGAGACAAAGAGCCCAGTAAATGATATGGTCAAGGGGTATTTTTATTGACTTTCCTTAATTATTAACAAAGACGTAAAAGCTCTAGTCTGTATATAATTATAGATCTTTATAGATTATACCCCCAATGTCGACCTATCTatgatctatctatcatctacttttttactgtttattgtacttttctttcattcattcattcatttcaacaGTATTAATATAGTCAGAGTCATGGTAGATTCTTTACATAATGTTGTTTGTCTCCTTATCTGTTGATAATTGCATTATTTAGCAATTAGACCAGATTGTTCTATTTTTGAAATGAATGTTGACTCTAACTGCAATCTGTTAGGAAGTTCCATAACTAAGAGGCTTTGTAAAAGAAAGCTCTGCCTTGTGATGTAGCATTTAATACTTCAGATACCAaaaaatagcctgcacctttaaATCGAAGTACAGATGGATGCCTGAAGAAGAatctttttaaatagttttggTTTTGAAACCTGACATTCACTATACAACCAACCattatacactcaccggccactttattaggtacactttactagtaccggtgtggtcttctgctgctgtagcccatccgcctcaaggttcaacGTGTTGTGCGCtcacgagtggttatttgagttcctgttgcctttctatcagctcgaaccagtctggccattctcctctgacctctggcatcaacaaggcatttgcgcccacagaactgccgctcactggatattttctctttttccgaccattctctgtaaaccccagagatggttgtgcgtgaaaatcccagtagatcagcagtttctgaaatactcagaccagcccgtctggcaccaacaaccatgccacgttcaaagtcacttgaATCaccttccccattctgatgctcggtttgaactgcagcagatcgtcttgcccatgtctacatgcctaaatgcattgagtttctgccatgt contains:
- the rmc1 gene encoding regulator of MON1-CCZ1 complex, which codes for MSAGYYLELSENPVQFESASSVNNVFFDEANKQVFAVRSGGATGVVVKGPEDKNSIAFRMDDKGEVKCIKFSLGNKILAVQRTPKTVDFMNFIPDLPHLEFSHESKTKNSNVLGFCWTSWNEIVFITDQGIEFYQVLPEKRSVKILKSQSINVNWYIYCPETSVLVLSTTVQGNVLQPFAFKNGTMSKMPKLEIELPVAPKPAKIVLSERDIAVATIYGQLYVMYLKHHTRTPNSSGAEVVLYHLVREGSCKKAHVLKLNTSGKFALNVVDNLVVVHHQSSRTSFIFDIKLKEPDGAVNIHQPVLPAQSIHPYKISVTGPVATPSQASVQCELYSSTWSVFQPDIIISASEGYLWYLHVKLHPTVDLLQDKGKLMDFLLHRSDCKMVILSVCSQMLVGGEKGNLPVVATVFDKLNQVYKEYLEAEQAYTLAMESGPSRFSNSCKRPVRTQAVIDQSDMYTHVFSAFTEKKGVSHKFVIAVLMEYIRSLNQFQITVQHYFYELIIKTLVQHNLFYMLHQFLQYHVLSDSKPLACLLLSLESTYPPAHQLSLDMLKRLSTANDEIVEVLLSKQQVLEALRFVRSVGGHDNVSARKFLDAARQTNDTMLFYTIFRFFEQRNFRLRGNPAFNPGEHCEEHVTYFKEVFGEQTLMKLPVV